The Chitinophagales bacterium genomic sequence TGGATGAGCTTTAATTAATAAATCGGACAGGGTGTAGGCATCTTGTATGTCGTCTTTTCTTTTATCAAAAAACTGAATATAATTATAAAGCACGCCAATCTTAGCATCTATAGGAATATCGGGGTTAGAAAAAGCTCTTTCTTGGTAGTATAAAGTTTTTTCTTTGTCGCCTTTAGTGCTGTAATAATCGGCTAAAGAAGTTAAGGCAACAATATTGTTTGGGTCTTGTTTTAAAATTTCCTCATAAGTTTCTACGCCTTTTTCTTCTTGACCAATTTCTATATAATATTCGGCAATTTTGTTTTTCATTTCCAAATCATTAGGGTCTAAAGAGTAAACTTTTTTAAGCTCGTTTAAAGCTTTTTCTTTTTCGCCTAATTCATTATATAGTTTCTGTTTTTGCAAAGAAATATCAGGTTGAATACCTACTTCTTTTTCTAATTCGTCATAAACGCCAAGTGCTTTTTTGTATTCTTTACCTAAAATATAGTAATAAGCCTCTCTATATGAAAAATCATAAAACTCAGGATTTTTTGCTCTTAATTCATGATAAATTTTGGCGGCTTCTGTAAAACTACTTTGCGTAGCTAAAACATTAGCATAAAACTGTGCATACCATATATTATCGGGCGAAATGGCTAATGCTTTCTGAATACTCGCCTTAGATAAGTCATATTTTGAGCCCAATTGTTCTATTTGAGCCATTTCATAATAAGCGGCATCAAGTTTAGGATTTTGTTTTACAGCTTTAGCAAAATTTTCGTAGGCTAAATCTATATTTCCTACTATTTTTTCCCTTTGTCCATCAAAAAAAAGACGTTCAGCACTTAGTTCATTTCCTGCATCATTAAAAACATAAGTTACTTCTTTATCTTGTTTTTTATTTTTCTTTTTTTTCTGTGCAGATAGCGGTAGTATGCCTAAGCACAAAATGCATAAAAGAACTAATTTTAAGTTACGCTTCATAGTTTATATTTGTATAATCTCCAAGGCTATGATTTTCGGCTTTTCCGTTTAGCACAACTTTATTGCCTATCATAGCTCGGTCTAATATAACGTTTTTAATAGTGCTGTGTGTTTGTATTATAGAATTTTTAACAATACTATTTTCTACTTTGGTGTTTTTGCCTAAAGAAACATGTGGTCCAACAATGCTGTTTTTTATAGTTACGTTTTCGCCTATAAAGCAAGGTTCTATCACTATACTATTCTCAAAATTAGTAGAAAACTGCAATTTTTCTTTGCCTTTTGCATTTTCCAGCACTCTTTCATTAGAGTAAACACAGGCATCTTTATTGCCACAGTCTAACCATTCTGTAACCGTGCCCGGCACAAACTTAGCTCCTTTCTTCTTTAAGTTTTCAAGAGCATTAGTTATCTGAAATTCTCCTTTTTCACGCAAATCATTATTTAGCAAATATTCTATTTCTGTTTTTAAAGCTTTACCGTCTTTAAAATAGTAAATTCCTATTATAGCTAAATCGGAAACAAAGGTTTCGGGTTTTTCTACAAAATCGGTAATAGTGCCTTCTTTGTCTAATTTTACAACACCAAAAGCTTTAGGGTCTTCTACTTTGCTTACCCAAATAACGCCATCTTTAGAGGTATCAATTTTAAAATCTGTTCTAAATAAAGTATCGGCAAAAGCTACAATAATGTTTCCATTAAGGCTTTCTTTAGCACAATATATGGCGTGGGCTGTACCTTCCGGGCTGTCTTGATAAGAAATAATACCTTTTGTTCCCAAATTTTTAGCTACGCTAAGCAGTTTTTCTTCCGTTTCTCTGCCAAATTCTTCACGTATTACAAAGTTTATTTCTTCTATATCTTCATCTATAGTTTGTACTAAACCTTCTACTAAACGCTGTACAATAGGCTTGCCGGCAATAGGCACCATAGGTTTTGGAATAGTTAGGGTGTGCGGACGTAATCTTGAGCCCCAGCCCGCCATAGGTATAATAATTTTCATTAGTTAATTTTTGTAATTGGGGCAAAGATAGGTATTATACCATTAAAATAGTTCAGACTATTTTGGATTTTACAGCCCACAAAAAAAAGCTCCTAAGAGAGGAGCTTTTTTTTTATTTTCAAAAGTGTGTGTGTTGTTATTCCATTATAACGTACGAGAAGCTTTCATTATTTAGCATTTCAATATTGCTAAGTTCAGTTACAACTCCCGGCTCGTATGCTATACCATTAAATTTAATAATTTGAGCTTCGTTATTTTTCCAATATCCTTGGCTATAAGAGTACAAATTAGTTTCAGCATCTTTTACCCATTGACCATCTACCCAACTACTATTATCTAATTTTTCTACGTAAGCACCGTTTACCCAATAGTATTTACCTGCTTTTAGTTCGTAATGACCTTTTACATATATGTGGTCAGCACTTGGTGCTTCAGGTATTATTTCATTGCTTACTTTGTCTTCTAAAGGAGTAGGTAGTCCTTGTGCTTTAGCAACTGTGAAAGAAAAGAAGAAAACTGCGATTAAGATTGTTAAATTTTTCATGTTTGTGCGTTTTTGATTTAGTAAGGTTTACGGCAATGTTTTTTATATTGTTTCAAATAGTTTCTTTTTTTTTCAAAAAAAATATTTTTTATTGAGAAACCTATGTATATATCTTTTGAAACGCTATTATCAATTTAAAACAGTATAAACTACAGGGAGCGTATAGTGTAATAATACGTTTATATCAAAAACACTCGTGCCACCATTTGGAGTGGTGGCACGAGTATATCTTTTAAAAAAAGTTCAAAACGCTTTTTTACTCTTCATAATAAGTTGTACCCTTATCTTCTTTCTTTTTAAACATATATACAAAACGGAAAGTAAGAGCATTATGATACCAACCGTTTCTTCTTGCTTTTGAGCCAGGGTCGGGAGATGCTAAAATAGAATTTAGCGAATAGTTTACTTTTAAATTAAAACCAAATCTTTTTTTAAGTATAAATGTACCACCTGCCGTAATACCAAATTCCCATTTTTTAGGGTCTGTACTTACTAAATTAATAGCATTTCTGGCTTCATTTCTTATTAGCCTACCAAAAGTAATACCTGCACTAAAAATAGCCACTTCTTTTTCGTGGTAGTTAAATAATACGGGAATTTCAACATAATCCATAGTATATTTCTTAAAAGAAGTGGGATTATTATTTTTAAAAGCCTCTTGGCTTCCTTTCATTGAGTATGAAATTTCTATACTGTTAGAAAAAAATGGCTTATACATAATATATGTTCCCACTCCGGCATTAGCTCCCACTTTTCTGTAGCCCGCCATTCTATCGCCTGCTATCTGCGATACATTCATACCTGCTGCCAAGTACCCAACAAAGAGCTGTGTGTCCCTCTGTTTTTTTTGAGCAGTAAGCAAAAATGGAAGAAGCATAATAAAGCCAATCAGAATATTTCTCATATTGTGTATATTTACTTTTCAAAAGTAAGGCAAAAAAGATAGTTTGCTTATAATTTTGGGTTATAATTTATGAAATACACTAAAACAACGCTAAATAAAGCAGAAAAATTATTAGAGGATATTGATTTTATAGTTCGCTATGAAAAAGGAAATTTTAATAGTGGCTACTGCCTGCTTGAAGATAAAAAAGTAGTAGTTATTAATAAATATTTTGAAATAGAAGCTAAAGTAAGCTCATTAATAGATATTATAATGAAACTCAAATTTAACACCAAAGACCTAAGCGAAGAAAGTCAAAAGTTTTATTTGCAGATAAGTCAATTAGAATTAGGAGATTTAGAATGAACCCAAAAGATTTGCATATAGAAACGGAACGTCTTTTAATAAGACCTTATACTATTGAAGATGCCCCTGCAATAAAGGAAGCAATAGATAGCAGTTTGCC encodes the following:
- a CDS encoding tetratricopeptide repeat protein; this encodes MKRNLKLVLLCILCLGILPLSAQKKKKNKKQDKEVTYVFNDAGNELSAERLFFDGQREKIVGNIDLAYENFAKAVKQNPKLDAAYYEMAQIEQLGSKYDLSKASIQKALAISPDNIWYAQFYANVLATQSSFTEAAKIYHELRAKNPEFYDFSYREAYYYILGKEYKKALGVYDELEKEVGIQPDISLQKQKLYNELGEKEKALNELKKVYSLDPNDLEMKNKIAEYYIEIGQEEKGVETYEEILKQDPNNIVALTSLADYYSTKGDKEKTLYYQERAFSNPDIPIDAKIGVLYNYIQFFDKRKDDIQDAYTLSDLLIKAHPQEAKGYSIAGDLRNINDEPEKALEYYNKSIEKQKDVFSVWQQIFFINSDLKNYEELKNKTEEAKIYFPNQALVYFFNGMANQQLKDNEEAIKAYNRGVKMTGDNKLLKGQFYANLGNAYNDTKEYEKSDESFDNALEINPKDAYSLNNYSYYLSLRGDKLEKAAEMSLLSNELEPNNSSFLDTYAWILYKKGDYKKALEYQEKAISAGEKPSDTLLEHLGDILYKLGKKSEALTKWKEAKEYGEGSEFLQQKIDEGKLYE
- a CDS encoding nucleotidyltransferase; this encodes MKIIIPMAGWGSRLRPHTLTIPKPMVPIAGKPIVQRLVEGLVQTIDEDIEEINFVIREEFGRETEEKLLSVAKNLGTKGIISYQDSPEGTAHAIYCAKESLNGNIIVAFADTLFRTDFKIDTSKDGVIWVSKVEDPKAFGVVKLDKEGTITDFVEKPETFVSDLAIIGIYYFKDGKALKTEIEYLLNNDLREKGEFQITNALENLKKKGAKFVPGTVTEWLDCGNKDACVYSNERVLENAKGKEKLQFSTNFENSIVIEPCFIGENVTIKNSIVGPHVSLGKNTKVENSIVKNSIIQTHSTIKNVILDRAMIGNKVVLNGKAENHSLGDYTNINYEA
- a CDS encoding PorT family protein; protein product: MRNILIGFIMLLPFLLTAQKKQRDTQLFVGYLAAGMNVSQIAGDRMAGYRKVGANAGVGTYIMYKPFFSNSIEISYSMKGSQEAFKNNNPTSFKKYTMDYVEIPVLFNYHEKEVAIFSAGITFGRLIRNEARNAINLVSTDPKKWEFGITAGGTFILKKRFGFNLKVNYSLNSILASPDPGSKARRNGWYHNALTFRFVYMFKKKEDKGTTYYEE